The window GCCAGGTCCAGGAATAAGTACCATGGTGGCTCAACACTTTTCAAACATCTTTTGATGATGATGCATAATTATTTAGAGGCCCTTTGATATGTATACgatcatttcatttttgtttacaaaTCTTTTGACTTGTAAATGAAGTTCAGGACACCAAATATGTAAATTCTTTTGCTGGCAAAAATCTTTTATGCATGGCTCCCTGTCTTCGCCAAAAAAGGTGTCCTTTGACTCAAGAAAGCTGTTGTGATATAGTGAGATCAGTGGGTGGCAATACCAGAGGCAATGATCTTGCTCTTTCAACTCCTTAAATTCAGACTTCCATCATATGTGCTGGACTCAAGATAACTAAAACTCAGAATTTAAGATAACATCCGAACCAAATAAGTGTGTGTATGCACGTATGTATACCTTGACTAATCACAAACCAACTGTAGGACCATACAACATACAACTGTCAAGAAATTCTAGGATTTTATCAAGTTTGTtacaagataaataaaagcaTATAATTGAATGTTGGGgggagagagaagaaataggccaaacaaataatatagaaaatcaaaatttttaagaagaaaaataaatgaattgtATAACAGCAGTATGCATCCAAACAATTGAACTAGATTGAAACAATTCACCAGGGGGCAGTGAAACAAGCAATACATACCCAATACTTTCAGGCGAAAACGCTTGTATATAGGACTGGCATAATCAACCTTGAAACCCATTTTCTCGAACAGTTTTAACTGGAAAGAATATAGACTAGTAATTAGCAAACTAGAACGGCTTAATTAAGGCATTGATTCTGCACAAGACCTTTCAGTAACTTATGAATTAACAATATTTCCAAGAGCACCTGCTCCATAAATCCATCATTGGGGCTGACAAATTCATTGCTTTGTCGTAAAGAATCAAGCGCATCTGCATCAATGGATagtcataaaagaaaaactagcAATTGATTGGGACCATAAGCAACTACGTATACACTGGTTCAAGCAAATGATGGTTATTCACACCTTCTAGAGATAGCTGTTCGTTTCTCATAAGATATGCTGTGATGATGGCAGCACTGCAAcgaataaatgaaaatgaattaaataaatatttgatatcaagaaaattggaaagatCATCATATAGGACTGGATTAATCTATGATAGAgcatgaaatatattttaatcattcctaaattttaacttcaaagAATTTGGTACATCGCTCTTGGATGGGGAGAATCTTGACTGCTGCTAAAGAATAACTCTAGTATCATAGTACCAGGTCATTAGAGATAATCAAGAAAAGACCACAGGATGCTTCTGTCCACTGCCAATATTCTCAGGCATGTTGGTCGATGAAATTCAACACATTCAAAAATCTTTGGTGCTCCCTTGGAGACAATGAACTTCTGTATCAAGTTCTTGCCTTTCTTCTCCTTATGGGAAGTTTAGTTCTCTCTAGCTCAATGTCTTTAGAGCCATTCTCTACAATTTGTGGTTGGCAAGGAATAGGCACATTTTCTTCATGCTACTTCTGAAAGGCCCTCTATATTGAAGACATACGAGAAAGGGTAGAGTGTGGAATTTCAAGTAGTGAGATGAGCCGGAGAGGTCATCAGCTCTCTCACACTAAGTTGCGTGCTGGGCTATTTTCTGTTATCTTGAAGTTCATACTGAAGAACTGAACTTGGGGATCGCTCCATTATCTCCTCTGTGCTGGGTTGTTTCCTcctcacaattttttttatatccgtGAGTGTTTGGGCCAGCTTATGCACACCTCAACTAATACCACATGGCAACCCAcctgaccctacaacatttgggtgtcaaggAAGCTCGTAGGAAATGAATTCTTAGGTTGGTGACCACCATGGATTAAACTCATGACCTCTCAGTTAGTTATTGAGACTATGTCTCCTTTTTTACCACTAGGTCAGCTCATGATGGTTTGTTTTCACCTCACAATACAATCAAATAGTAAGAATATGCTTAAAATAGCATGTGTTGACTTGCTCCTAGAAATGCTCACAAAGTGGTAACTAGTACATCCAATTTTGGAGAGGTTAGGAAAAGTggctaaaaacaaaaatttgaagagatGGTAGGAGAAAGTGGAAACAGAAAGAGATTAATGAGATAAAAGAAGCTGAAGAAAGGCTTACTTGTGATTTTCAAGAGAGCCAACACTCAGCGGTTATAACCCTATTACAAGTATGCATGAAACAGAACTCCTGTGAGACCCCTATATCAAAGATATATGCAAGCAAGAGTAGTGAAGGGAATTCTCCTACTGATGGTTAGCAGCAGGAACATGCTAAGAGCATACAAATGGACTGTAGTCTTAATAGGGAAAGTTGGTTTTTGGGGTGTAGAATTTAAGGTAGTCAAGTGGGTAGATGAGGTTACCAACCCTCTAAAAATAAGATAGGTAGTTGCCTATTTTCTGTTATCTTGAACTTTGGATCAATTTATTGAACTTGAAAATTCTCTGTGTTTCCTCTGTTTTGTGTTGTTTTCTCCTTATATTTCAATGAAACAGTAAGGGAATCCTTACAACTTCCTTCAGAATAGTTTTTGTTAATCACTCTCTTCAATCGTGACTTCCAGCATAATTTTGGGATATGCCCTCATGTCATCTGGTATGAACCACATAATTTTACCAGATGGAAAGATAATAACAATAGGGTTGATAACATTTTGAGAGTATCATTTCCCTCCCacaatttccttttctttttatgagaAACAcgactttcattgagaaagaatgaatCCCGCTTAAGAAGGGATTCCAACTATACAAAATCATGTTCATaggataattacaaaagatcTTCGTCGAAGCCCAACGGGAGACATGAAAGCGAACAAGAGACCATCAGCCTCCCACAATTTTTTATCCAATGTTCGTGTATCTCACTCAGTTCCTCCTTcctctattcttttttttaatgagaaaCAGAAATTTATGTTCAAAAGGAGACAAAAGTACAGCCTAAGGCAACTAAGGTTCCCACTCCCTGCCAAaactaacaaaagaaaagtctGCCAATTGTTAACTAACCCAAAGTttgtaattacaaaagaattttgGGCAATTTGTACATCTCCAAGAGCCAATGTCTTGCACCAAAAGCTAAAAAGAACCGAAGAGAGAACTTATCTTTGATCACCTGGTTGTTCCTTTCCTGCACCAAAGAAGAGAATGTTTTGCACAACACCAAAGCACTCTTCCCAACCACCAATGAAATACCGTCAAGAACCTCCAAAAGCCAATTAACAATCTTTTTTGGAAGGCAAAAAGCAATGCCAAACTCCTTAAATAACGTATTTGAGCTATTAGCCACAAAATGGCAGTGGAGATGAAACAAGCGGTCAAGGTTTTCTTCCTCATGTAAACACAAACAGCACATAGAAGAAGACCTCACCCAATTTTGAAGTTGCCTTTGGAGTTCACGTGGGTGTTCAAACTTCTATAAGCCAATGACCAAAGAGAAACTCAACCTTTTTTTGGGATCTTGAATTTCTGTTTACCAAAGGATAGCACAGTGTCTTCTCCCAATTGGTTAGCATCAAAAAGGTGGATTTAGCAACATATGAGGCGAGTGAGTCAAGCTTCCATCTCATTGTATCGTGATCAATGCTCACAGCCCAACTATTTAGAAACTCAACCAAATTAACTAAATTCCCTAATTCCCTATCAAAGAGAGGTCTTTTAATCCCCAAGTCCTCAGTTTTCTGTCCACTGTCCCAACAATTAGCAATGGAAGACCCATTCTTCGAggtatttgaataaaaatttggGTATTTATTCCACCCCACGTCAATAACGTTCCCGCATTCTTCTATCGTTCCCCGAGACAAACTCCAGAAAGctcaaaatagatttttgtCCTTTGTGTTATTTGACTAAAGCCGCTGTCTATCTTTctgattttgtaattttatcaatttttgtcCTCAAAATTGTGGGAGGTGGCTGCACCAGATGTCTTAAAATGTTCCATATCTCACATTCAGctagttttcaaataattcatgTTCAAAATTTGGGATGCTTTATTTGTTATGCACaacctttttttatatgattgtAGTACCTACTTATGATCTTCATAACACCCATATCCAGGTAGAACAAACAACTAATATTAACAGAAAATTTATCCATAATTAACGATGAAAAATCACAGTACCTTCAAAATAACCTAGCAGAGATACCATATCACATATCCAAAGCAAAAAAACGAGtggttaaaataaaatgaaatgataagTTGCGTATACCTTCTAGATACTCCAGCGAAGCAATGCACCAGAACAGATCCCTCCTTTCTACCCCGCTCAATAAAATCATAGCACACATTCAAATAATCCAACAAATCCTCGTTTTCCATATCTCTCAGCGGCACTGCCATCCTCTCCACCTTCAAACCATTTCCAGCATATTCCAGCGAGTACAAGAGCTTCTCAGGTGATAAAGAACTCTTCGACCCATCAACATAGTCACTCTCAGAAGCTAAATCACACCCAGTCCCACCCACATACACCTTCTTAATTTCCTTGCTGGGGATTATCAATCCACTGCGCCATTCGGAAAAAAACGAAATCGACTCAGAACTAAGAACCGAAAGCATGTGTGTGATATCTGAGGTACCAAGCTGTAGAACTTCTGCTGCATCACCAATATTTCCAATGAAAAGCCTCTCACGTACAAGGTGAGGCATGACAATAAATCAAGAACAGATGTCACAAACGCCTAATAAACAATGTTTCTGCAAACACAAGTGAAACCTCATTAACTTTCTCTCTTTGCTTCAATTAAACAATAACTACATCCACAACAGTACCTCCAGACATACTCTACTTCAATTCCTATTCAAGATTGGccataaacaacaaaatgggTTTTGTATAAAATACTTTAACATGTAAACCATAGCATGGAAGAACTTATTAGACAATGGGGATTTGACGAATCAAGCATGTTTGTTGAATGAATTCCCCAAAGAAGAGTAGGTTTTTCACAAGAATTGCggaattcaaaagtttaaaaaaaaaaaaaaaaaaaatccgctatatatttgattcaaacattgcaaggaaaagaaaaaatagattgaTTAAGAAGGGGCGAAGGATCACCTGAAATTTGGACGATGGAAAATGGAGCGTTATGTTGTCTTTGACTCTATGCTTCGCTGCCggtatttatatattgtaaaaaaaaggtaattaCAATAGATATCAATTATaacatcaatttcttttattgaaagGTTGGGTATATATGTAGGTTAGAATCTCGCTTTCGTTATTATGGTTGTTTAGGGTGTGATAATGTGTATTAATGAGAGTTGATGGTAGAAAAAATGtatgaaatagaattggtTTGGTAAGATTAGGGTGATgatcattaaaagaaattggtaaaattggttttgaagCCAAAGGGAAGTGAATTGTACCATAAGGGAAGGGTGGAATGGAAAGAGTTAGCGAAGTGTAATGCTTTTAGGGTCGGACTTTGCTTTCCACGTGGCACAAAATGAACGCCGTGGCTTTCTTTGACTACGATTGGGCCCCACGGATCACCCTCCACCGAATTATTCCTCTCTTTTTACccataaaaagagaaaatatgtATTGCACAtgtaattgtatcaatttaggGCTCCATCCCTAAtgttttccttctttgttttctatttcttgttttatgtatttagTAACTATTTCTACTTCTTGcttaatttcttaataaaagaaagcagaaaagaaaatgtatttgataatagtttcttgttttctatttttttttttggatttattttttattttattcacatatAACTCGATTAAAAATTACACCACTcactttatcaaacctagatAAGAAGATTTTCCAGTAATCTTATGGAGAACAAGATTAATATTGAGATCTGAAGCATAGAGATGGCAAGGAGGATGATGAAAACCCACGATGAAGAGGTGGACTGAAATCCACATTgaagaggaagacaaagaCCCCCTGCGAAAACATAGGTACGAGAGGAAGATGATGGTTATTTGGGGAAGACGATAGAGATAATAGGAAGGGTGGTTACTTGGGaaagaagatagaaaaaagaggaagaaaaaagaaatcatgtaaaaaaatgaaaaaggaaaaggaaatagaacaataattgagaaaaagaaaaagaaaaccaataaaaataattgaagaaaaggaaaagaaaaccaataaatataattgagaaaaaaaatgataaaaataattgagaaaaggaaaaaggaaactgataaaaataattgaaaaaaagtaaaaatgaaaccaataaaattaattgagaaaaggaaaaagaaaaccgataaaaataattataaaaaaagaaaaatgaaaccaataaaattaattgagaaaacagaaatcaataaaaatatttgagaaacGTAACATGATATCAAACACCTTTGTTtcttaataaatgaaaacaggAAACAGGAAACGAAAACGTTACCAAACGGGTCCTTAAATTCTTAATCAGTAACTATATCAATTAAACTATgaactttgaaatttatattaatacaaacttcaaattaatgattgtattaatttaaattcagAACTTTTATAAATGTGTCAATTTGAACTTCGAACTTATATGATTATATCGATTTAAACCtctattatgtttttattgtGATACAGTTGtgaaagtttagggtttaaattgatacaattgcTAATTCGTGGTCTAaacatctttttcatttttttcgttgatgttataacttttatttttgactGTTGATTCCATCCGATTATTCTTTAAGTATTGTCAACCTTATTTTTGACAGTAAGATCGAGAATCGTACGACTCATAACTAACCTAAAACTTTAAAGGAAAGCTATGCActcaatacatatatatgtgtatgaggtttttttttatgagttttATTCCATGACCAATTTCTTGATTCTTAAACTATATATCTAATAACATAAATGTAACTTAGACttaactaaaataaagatgttttatagtttttgttttctatttttaaactatGGCAAACAACCCTTTCATAGTCTAGACCATTATGAGGTTGGCACATATAAATCTACTAAATGTGTATGCAGAATAACGTTGCCAATAAACGTATTGAGATTTCTGCCTTGATAGCAAGAACTTGTTGAGATTTTGTTACGATCAAATAAAGTTTATAGCAATATTATAATAgcacataaaattaaattgatttgcAGAGAAGTGCAACGATAGTTTCGAACCGATAAAGTTTCTAACTAAAGCAGTAGAAAATGGGGTGTTTTGGTGTGGATTGAGAATGTAAAGTGTTTGATTGATCATATAGAAAATGGGGTGTTTTCGAACCGATaaagtttctaattttttaaatgtgcATAGCTATTTGTTGCAATCACGATCGAAAGCACCAGCAATTGTACTGATTGAATTCAAGAAGATTGTCGTTTTCTTTCACTACGATTCAACACTTTATATTTGAttcctaaattaatttacGAGTGTCCAACGTGTCTTCTACTTCAATGTTGTGTTCTAACAAGTCATTGTCCTAATTCAacgtgttttttaaaatacataaacccaaaacttaattcaaactcaaacataaaatatgattttatgtaaatgaaattaattagctaaatatttttaaaagcgTTTAAATAGTTTAGGCAAAAATACACCAATTTATACCCCTAAACTTCGAAggttatatcaattaaaaccTTGAACTAATAATaagtatcaatttaaactttgagcGTAACttataattgtatcaattataTCATAAATCTTTCAccaataaatcaatttaaactctctAAATCTCTAAATCTCTAAATTCCTTTTTGTTTACTCTAATATTTCCTTTTGTAAAACTCGCTTGTAAAGTAGTCTATGCACGTatgaatgattttaaaaagaaattataattaaagatctaaattgattgatttattaaaattttggagtttAACATACTCAAATCATAAGTAACACACGAAACCGGTTGAACGATATTTTTTGAAGAAGTGTATAAATTGATACATTTacaaaagttcaaagtttaaatcGACGTAAGTAGTAATTTAGAGCTTTGAATAATACATTTAAAGTTTAGGAGTATAAATTGTTGAACGAGAAGTTGTGGCAGTGACGTTAAACCCTAAACATGAGGAGCAGCGTTTTGAGAAGGAAAGTGGTTTGTTGTATAgttgttataattatatattaggTTTGAGGatgatgaaataataaaagctAAGTCACATGGTTGTCCACATCAAAATCACccttataaatttatatatacctAAATAACCTATGCCCTACTCACTATCACAAAGATAGTGACATTAAATCAAAACAGATTTGGAGGCTGACTttacaatattaattttagttccTAAAGAAGTCGGTGGAGGCAAAAAGTAGGGATCGAAACGAAAGAGCATCGAGCGATATCAACTAAAAACAGACCCTTTCATTCGTTTCGAGCTCAAATGagtattttcatttgtcaactttcattcaatttcaaaaacgaaatctatttttcattaacaTCCCTAGAAAATAGTCTTTTTTACCCTTTAATtgtttttggatatttttctttaaatgattttttttttgttgatttttatgggattttatTTAGAATCTTGATTAGTTTTCTGAAAAATAGGAATTTTTTGGACTTTAgcgatattttattatttttgtattgtttgGAAAAATTGAAGTAGGTCGAGTTTGATCGAACCAGTGTAAAATTGtagtgtcttcttctctaactattttttaatttaattttagttttatattcttGTTGACTGATATTGATTGTATACTCGATTACAtactttttatcaatattgttatttagcgtaaattagttaattagtttttttttattgaatataaaaattatctatttattaaaaaatttaatcaaaccCTATTCTCGTCTAGGGTTGTCATATCGGttcaacaatttcatttcttttactattaaaTTTGGCAACATTATGAGAGGAGGTGGGAAGAGAGAATAATCGATGCATCACATAGCTTCAATCCATCTTCTTTCCTACATTCTACTAATTGCCTCTAGTGTCAAACATACTAGAGAACGTTTCGATAGAAAGTAGTGccttagtttttattttaaaacgaGATGgatctcaaattttattaataaaacgagactaaagctcaaagtacacgagtgatatataaaaaacacacaaatgaaaatgaaagtagtGTCGTGTAGGGTTGTGAATAGAAACAGGTGGAATAATACCAAGCCTAATTACGACTAAATGATAGTTGCTCTTTTTGGTTTATGTtgactaatttaaaattttttgttaaatgattttttcttctcgAGTCTTTTGACAATgtctcaaatatatattattcttgcCTCGTAATAATGGTGGAAAGTGGGAACATGATTGTTGGACCTACAAATTTATTGTCTATGAGTGTTAGATACGAATGACAATATCGATCATGGTGGTTTCGGAAGCACACGATATCATTAGATTTAGATTTATAGTGTCACTATTGATCAAAATCTCTTCCATAAAAGACACTGAATATGTGTTGTGTGGctattcattttgttatttttcttactttgGAAATGATCAATTCCCATTTTTCTCATttgcattttgatttttaatctACAAATCTAACACCTTCAtttgtttggtttaatttgatttaggAGTGTTAGATGTTTGTGTTCAaacattttctaatattaatattgttgaTCTTAAGAAgagtaataatttttcattttgaattatacaaaatacaaaatttatgcaTTTTGGATCTCTTTCAAGTGAAACATAGatgtatatatctttttaaaatgtattttaaaactagATATTTTGTCCCGTCAATCCCAGTATTTACTGTACTTAATTGCCGATTATAAACCGAGGTCAATTGAACTGGTGAATATTTAGAACAGTTTCGAAAACGAGAAAAATTACAAgcccacaatgaaaaatataaaaaatacccCAATCAACCGACAATTAATTGGTCACTCACACGAATAATATATCTATTggtacccaaatttaaactacCAATATCCAAACGATTTTTATTCAAGATTATCGTAtaccaagatcttttatatttgataatgaacaaaaaaaaatacaatatttatgattgattgaaaataaagttcatgatttcaaaaaaatatataatagaaaaaatgcagaaataagaagagaagaaagaatatggaaaacaagagaaaaattggagaatatggaaatgaatgacaaacatgaaatatttaaaaaattatcagacttcataaactttttgattttgttacataGGTCGTAAATATAATTTCactgttttgttatatttatgaaaattaactcTTAAAAAATCCACGgccttattttaaaaataaatgtgaagGCCTAGATTatcttctttaattaaaattaatgaatggtaaaaaattgaaactatttattatatatatatatatatatatatatatatatatatatatatatatatatatatatatatatatatatatatatatataaagttgaaTGGTTTTGGTAtattcaatgtttttttttttgctatatatgAAAGTTgcttttgcaaaaatagaaaaaaaaattatgataatagaattcatgttacaacatttttaaaattttcaaaactagtaaatttaaaagtgatgacCCTCTAATAGCCCTAAGATTACCGTATTATAGGCTTTTGATAGTTTTATGATTACGgtttgatatcactaattatgATACatttgcaatatgaaaaaaaattggtgttatgagctgttttttttttctaaatatttttgtcatttgatgtaatttttctataagaaATGTGTCCGTGCTTATATGCTAacctaacaaaataaaataaattacaatgaaataaaaaaaaaataaaactagcTCCTCTAACAAccaaaaatagagaaataaaagagggagtctttaatatatatatatatatattcactaTGGCTTCAACTTTCCAACATCGATAGCTTTCTTAAcgttaaaaatattctttccaTTCAAAGTATGTCAATTATAACAAGAAGTAAGTAGAAGAACAGAACTACTAATTGACGTTAAgacttcaatattttaatatggTTTTACGTTAGTAGTTGAAAGTGAGTTAAGAATTTGGAtcagttttgaaaataacagTTGgagaggaaagaaagaaaatgcatGCATTACCAATTCTGTAAAGTATGGATATGAAGagattatatatctttttaaccAATTTTTAAGTTTGGTTCATTCTCAAGGGAAGATGacttctaaagaaaaaaagttgattgtGTAAATGTTGATGTTGacatttctttatatatatttggacaAGCTAAAGAAtgatagaattttttttgtatctaAAGTTATCTAGGGAGAAAACGTagaatggaagaaagttttttttagatttagaaaggaaagaagGCAAAAAAGACTTGGGTGCATCCATCTATCTTGTAGCCGATGAGCGAGAAGTATTTTGTTGATCTTTTCTACTACtttatagtaatattttaaaagaattttatcaattaaaataatattcaataaGAATATTTTTGAGTTGTTATTAAAAACTCCAACTTTGAGAAATTTTCTAAACCCAACGGGAAAttggaaaagatgaagaagtattaattttttattgaaagggaaaaagaCGTAAGAAGGGTAGTTGGAGAGCAAACAATGGAGGGTGAAAACGAGGGAATGTATGGAGGGAAAGCTTTGGAAGCATCATATATGCAAACAAGGCAAAAATGGCCAAATGGGGTCACTCCttatttaaattcacataATCAAATTTCACACTCCATGGGTTGGTGACCAAACCAACTTCCCCTGCTTATCATAAATGGCCTACAATGGCGGTGGTGGTAGCATTGCCCTTTCATTGCTTCTAACAAGCTGCAGCTCCTCAGGTCTCCCCTTTTCATTTAATGCTCCATTTCTGTTTTCCACcacaactttaattttcttcctgTAGggtttttctccctttttttgatttttgctAATCCACTCGATTTTACTTCGtactcttcctcttttttcagTGCTTGTTTTGGACCATTCGAATCTTCTGTCTTTATCGTGGAGTTTTGTGGCTTTGAGGGTTTTATGTCTTTATCTCTACTGGGTTGTGGTCCAAGTTTGGCTTCTCTTGTGTTTTTTTCAGGATTTGGGCATCTGGGTATCGctctgtttttgtttgttttttttataatcaattttgaggacttttcattgaatttctcAATGAGGGTTTTCAATTGACTATTTACCATCATTTCTGTCTAAGAAGCTTCATGATGTTTGGATGACAATGGCAATGTGTTATTAGCTCTGATGAAGCATTTAGAATTTCCCTGTTCTTGAAGTTGTTGCTGTAGCCTGTATTGCTGTTTCTTAGTGAAAGAAGCTTGTCGGTTGTGATGTCTACAACAATCACTTTCATGATAAAAAGttgtcttttcttctccttgtttcttctttctttcttcaaaatcaaaagctGGTGATTTCAATAACTGTTTTCTATCACTTcgctttttatatattggtTTGATTCCCCATTTTTTATTCCTTGGTCTAGCcatttttgttgcattttcTGCTAGGATTTCATAGAGCACAATGCTTTATCTGCTCatctctttcctttccttcatCCTTCTTTCGAAGTCCTTCTCTTATAAACGCTTGCTGCCATGGGAGGTCAAGATGAGTTTGTTGACTGCTTTACTTGTATCATGGTTCCATAAGAGCAAACTTGCTTTGAGTTTCTTTCTGGTTCTCAAGGTCTCCGATCCGTCATTAAAGAGCATCAGATGTAGCACAAAGCTGGGGAATTTAGAGGAGAAAAGGGGCACTTCACTCTTGGATTTGCCTGAGTTGGCTCTCGAGTCAATTCTCGACCGGCTTTCACCATCTGAGCTGTGTAGGATGGCAAATGTGTGCACTTATTTGAGGGATGTTTGTGAAGATGACTATTTCTGGGAGAAGCACATGAAGCAGAAAT of the Cucumis sativus cultivar 9930 chromosome 3, Cucumber_9930_V3, whole genome shotgun sequence genome contains:
- the LOC101221921 gene encoding dual specificity protein phosphatase 12 isoform X1, with product MPHLVRERLFIGNIGDAAEVLQLGTSDITHMLSVLSSESISFFSEWRSGLIIPSKEIKKVYVGGTGCDLASESDYVDGSKSSLSPEKLLYSLEYAGNGLKVERMAVPLRDMENEDLLDYLNVCYDFIERGRKEGSVLVHCFAGVSRSAAIITAYLMRNEQLSLEDALDSLRQSNEFVSPNDGFMEQLKLFEKMGFKVDYASPIYKRFRLKVLGESYNRGEKINISKLGADPGLSREVASEVQSSQQVDFSHARAYRCKKCRRLVALLENVVDHIPGEGETSFDWYKRKSGNPFNKSEEPECSSIFVEPLRWMTGVEEGALEGKLSCAHCEARLGYFNWSGIQCSCGSWITPAFQLHKSRVDISTV
- the LOC101221921 gene encoding dual specificity protein phosphatase 12 isoform X2, with the translated sequence MPHLVRERLFIGNIGDAAEVLQLGTSDITHMLSVLSSESISFFSEWRSGLIIPSKEIKKVYVGGTGCDLASESDYVDGSKSSLSPEKLLYSLEYAGNGLKVERMAVPLRDMENEDLLDYLNVCYDFIERGRKEGSVLVHCFAGVSRSAAIITAYLMRNEQLSLEGESYNRGEKINISKLGADPGLSREVASEVQSSQQVDFSHARAYRCKKCRRLVALLENVVDHIPGEGETSFDWYKRKSGNPFNKSEEPECSSIFVEPLRWMTGVEEGALEGKLSCAHCEARLGYFNWSGIQCSCGSWITPAFQLHKSRVDISTV